A region from the Mucilaginibacter sp. CSA2-8R genome encodes:
- a CDS encoding glycoside hydrolase family 43 protein yields MLKKTIKFNYFCLRVLLIAFLLLGIKVYGQHNPVIQGWYADPEGIKYGNTYWIYPTYSAPYKDQVFMDAFSSADLKTWTKHPRIIDTSGVKWAKKAMWAPAVLKKGDKYYLFFGANDIHPGEVGGIGVAVASKPDGPYKDLLGHPLIDTIVNGAQPIDQFVFRDKDGSYYMYYGGWGHCNMVKLKADFTGIEPLPDGTLYKEITPEHYVEGPYMFIRNNKYYFMWSEGGWTGPDYKVAYAIADSPFGPFKRLSTVLEQDPNIARGAGHHSVIHSAKDDKYYIVYHRRPLDQTGANQRVICLDQMLFDKEGHILPVKMTN; encoded by the coding sequence ATGTTAAAAAAAACAATCAAATTTAATTACTTCTGTTTACGCGTTTTGCTCATCGCGTTCTTGCTGTTAGGTATTAAAGTTTACGGTCAGCATAACCCAGTTATACAAGGCTGGTATGCAGATCCGGAGGGTATTAAATACGGTAACACCTATTGGATTTATCCTACGTATTCTGCGCCCTACAAAGACCAGGTATTTATGGATGCGTTTTCATCTGCTGATTTAAAGACGTGGACAAAGCATCCACGCATTATTGATACCAGCGGCGTTAAATGGGCTAAAAAAGCAATGTGGGCCCCGGCCGTACTCAAAAAAGGTGACAAGTATTATTTGTTTTTTGGTGCAAACGATATTCATCCCGGCGAGGTAGGGGGCATTGGCGTTGCTGTAGCCAGCAAGCCAGATGGCCCTTATAAAGATTTGTTGGGGCATCCTTTAATTGATACTATTGTTAACGGAGCGCAGCCTATTGATCAGTTTGTTTTTAGGGATAAAGACGGTTCGTACTATATGTATTATGGCGGATGGGGGCACTGCAATATGGTTAAATTAAAGGCTGATTTTACCGGTATTGAGCCTTTGCCGGACGGTACCTTGTATAAAGAAATTACACCCGAGCATTACGTAGAAGGCCCTTACATGTTTATCCGCAACAATAAATACTATTTTATGTGGTCGGAAGGTGGCTGGACCGGTCCGGATTATAAAGTGGCTTACGCCATTGCCGATTCTCCTTTTGGGCCATTTAAGCGGTTATCAACTGTATTAGAACAAGACCCCAATATTGCACGTGGTGCAGGGCATCACTCGGTAATACACTCGGCTAAGGACGATAAGTATTACATTGTTTATCACCGCAGGCCGCTCGACCAAACGGGCGCCAACCAAAGGGTAATATGCCTTGATCAAATGTTGTTTGATAAAGAGGGGCATATCCTGCCGGTTAAGATGACTAATTGA
- a CDS encoding MFS transporter: protein MTATTNRSPRELRIGCAIFFFISGFGYSSWASRIPTVQHQLHLNEAQLGTLLFALPIGLMLTLPITGKLLGHYTSRSIMLFGAIAFNVVLFLLGLATVAWQFAIILFALGSARNLLNLSVNAQSVGVQSVYQKSIITTFHGIWSIAGFVGAAVGYLMVSYNVNLFYHLGAISILLCACSVYFYSYTFYQKPKAVERKPFLILPDKYMLKFAVICFACMACENTMYDWSAIYFEKAVHAGKATATAAFVVYMIAMTTGRFAGDKIVLRIGIKNMLNYSGWFIFTGLMLAVVFPYPLVAGAGFILVGLGVACVVPLVFSIAGKSASLSSGTAIASISTVGYFGFLLVPPFVGYIAQAADLRWSFGVIAILGMLIVWMVSKIEAT from the coding sequence ATGACTGCTACAACAAACCGGTCGCCGCGCGAACTGCGAATCGGGTGTGCTATTTTCTTTTTCATTTCGGGTTTTGGCTATTCCTCCTGGGCTTCACGTATACCTACCGTTCAGCATCAGTTACATTTAAACGAAGCACAATTAGGCACGTTACTATTTGCGTTGCCCATTGGCCTCATGCTTACGCTGCCTATAACTGGCAAGCTGCTCGGCCATTATACCAGCCGCAGTATTATGCTTTTTGGTGCCATTGCATTTAACGTCGTATTATTTTTATTAGGTCTGGCTACAGTTGCCTGGCAGTTTGCCATCATTTTATTTGCTTTGGGCTCGGCACGTAACCTGCTAAACCTTTCGGTTAATGCGCAATCTGTCGGCGTGCAATCCGTTTATCAAAAATCAATTATCACCACTTTTCATGGTATCTGGAGTATAGCAGGCTTTGTGGGTGCAGCCGTTGGGTATTTAATGGTAAGCTATAACGTTAATTTGTTTTACCATTTGGGTGCTATCAGTATTTTACTTTGCGCCTGCTCTGTTTACTTTTACTCCTATACATTTTACCAAAAGCCTAAAGCGGTTGAACGCAAGCCATTTTTGATTTTGCCAGACAAATACATGCTCAAGTTTGCTGTAATTTGCTTTGCCTGTATGGCTTGTGAAAATACCATGTATGACTGGAGCGCTATCTATTTTGAAAAGGCAGTACACGCCGGCAAAGCCACCGCAACCGCTGCCTTTGTGGTCTATATGATAGCTATGACTACCGGCCGCTTTGCGGGCGATAAAATTGTATTGCGCATTGGCATCAAAAATATGCTGAATTATAGCGGCTGGTTCATTTTCACAGGTTTGATGTTGGCTGTAGTATTCCCCTACCCGCTTGTTGCCGGCGCTGGTTTTATACTGGTAGGTTTAGGTGTAGCGTGCGTAGTCCCTTTAGTATTTAGCATTGCCGGTAAATCTGCATCCTTAAGCAGCGGTACAGCTATAGCATCTATATCTACCGTAGGCTACTTTGGCTTTTTATTAGTTCCACCTTTTGTAGGCTACATTGCACAAGCGGCAGATTTACGCTGGTCATTTGGTGTTATTGCCATATTAGGTATGCTGATTGTTTGGATGGTTAGCAAAATAGAAGCGACCTAA
- a CDS encoding aminotransferase class I/II-fold pyridoxal phosphate-dependent enzyme, producing MMKVETLVIHAGSHVDESTSAVVAPIVLSTTFERDHDGNYSKGYSYSRAGNPNRQALETVLARLEGGVQAAAFASGNAAGMTVFQSLKPGTHIIAPDDMYHGLRNQLKTLFAGILEFDFIDLNNDELLLATIKPNTGLIWIETPSNPLLKLTDIAKVAALARKHDIKVVCDNTFASPLGQQPLSLGADVVMHSTTKYLGGHSDLTGGALITAQDDEWWKKILNIQQMGGAIPAPTDCYWLARSIKTLPYRMRGHVHNAQLLAEYLEQHTQVEQVLYPGLASHPQHELAKQQMLSFGGMLSFMVAGGKDAAERVINKLQLFARATSLGGVESLIERRAAIEGPDTKTPQNLLRVSVGLEHIDDLIADMQNALNKA from the coding sequence ATGATGAAAGTTGAAACCCTGGTTATTCATGCCGGCAGCCACGTTGATGAAAGCACGTCGGCAGTGGTGGCACCTATTGTATTATCTACCACTTTCGAGCGCGACCATGATGGTAATTACAGCAAAGGCTATAGTTATAGCCGTGCTGGTAACCCTAACCGCCAGGCGCTCGAAACCGTATTAGCTCGTTTAGAGGGCGGTGTGCAGGCGGCAGCGTTTGCATCAGGTAATGCGGCCGGAATGACGGTTTTTCAATCGTTAAAGCCAGGCACACACATCATCGCTCCCGATGATATGTATCACGGCTTACGTAACCAGCTTAAAACCTTGTTTGCCGGCATACTCGAATTTGATTTTATTGATTTAAATAATGACGAGCTGCTATTGGCTACTATTAAACCAAACACTGGCTTAATTTGGATCGAAACGCCGTCTAACCCACTGCTAAAACTAACTGATATTGCCAAGGTAGCTGCTTTGGCACGCAAGCATGATATTAAAGTAGTATGCGATAATACTTTTGCCTCGCCTTTAGGGCAGCAGCCACTAAGTTTGGGGGCTGATGTAGTTATGCATTCGACTACTAAATATTTGGGCGGGCATAGCGATTTAACCGGTGGTGCTTTAATTACCGCTCAGGATGATGAATGGTGGAAAAAAATACTGAATATACAGCAGATGGGAGGAGCTATACCGGCACCTACCGATTGCTACTGGCTGGCCAGGAGTATTAAAACTTTACCTTACCGTATGCGCGGGCATGTGCATAATGCCCAGCTGCTGGCCGAGTACTTAGAGCAGCACACTCAGGTAGAACAGGTGCTCTATCCTGGTTTGGCATCGCACCCTCAGCATGAGCTGGCTAAACAACAAATGTTAAGTTTTGGTGGCATGCTATCTTTTATGGTGGCAGGAGGAAAGGACGCTGCAGAACGTGTAATTAATAAGCTGCAGTTGTTTGCCCGTGCTACCAGTTTGGGCGGTGTGGAAAGCTTGATTGAGCGCCGTGCCGCCATTGAAGGACCGGACACCAAAACACCACAGAATCTGTTACGGGTATCGGTTGGGTTAGAGCATATTGACGATTTAATTGCGGATATGCAAAATGCCTTAAACAAAGCCTGA